One genomic segment of Ipomoea triloba cultivar NCNSP0323 chromosome 9, ASM357664v1 includes these proteins:
- the LOC116028580 gene encoding probable glycosyltransferase At5g03795, whose protein sequence is MAGWWSAAAASFSSSSLRLLWFMMPLFLVAGLVVFSGHHSSFLLIASPFLHGRGGGGGGSGGGVFNGSSTPQAQEIFRPNISLKTNKTYQNLTSIAGSLLPTEHEETQNETSSRRYSKLEMLEAGLARSRASILRGKYPTKDDDFIPDGPMYWNASAFHRSYLEMEKTLKVYVYKEGDPPVFHFGPCKHTYAIEGYFIQAMDVTPFKTSDPDQAHLFFLPISVTMLTQVIFVPETHDWTLMKRTAFDYVNVIADKYPFWNRSLGADHFMLACHDWGPEISFAVPNLHNNSIRALCNANTSERFDPKRDVSIPEIHLPFGTTKGLLGGPSPSERSVLVFYSGGLHGPIRPILMKHWENKSDEDVQIHSYLPKGLSYYGMMRKSKYCICPSGYEVASPRMVEALYMGCVPVLIKEGYIIPFSDVLNWEKFAVIIPVRDIPNLKKILTGISQREYLRLQMRGIKMRRHFEINNPPKRYDVFHMILHSIWLRRLNIHLRES, encoded by the exons ATGGCGGGGTGGTGGTCCGCGGCGGCGGCCTCgttctcatcatcatctttgAGGCTTTTGTGGTTTATGATGCCGTTGTTTCTGGTGGCGGGTTTGGTGGTTTTCTCCGGCCATCATAGTTCCTTTTTGCTCATCGCTTCTCCCTTCCTGCACggccgcggcggcggcggaggaggtaGTGGAGGTGGGGTCTTCAATGGCTCTTCAACTCctcaggcacaagaaattttccgtCCAAACATTTCGTTG AAAACAAACAAGACGTACCAGAATTTAACAAGCATCGCAGGATCTTTGTTACCAACTGAACATGAAGAAACACAAAATGAAACATCATCGAGAAGATACAGTAAGTTAGAGATGTTGGAAGCTGGACTTGCACGATCTCGAGCTTCAATACTAAGAggaaaatacccaacaaaagatGACGACTTCATACCTGATGGTCCTATGTACTGGAATGCCTCAGCCTTTCACAG GAGCTATttggaaatggagaaaacacTGAAGGTGTACGTGTACAAGGAAGGGGATCCCCCAGTGTTTCACTTTGGTCCATGCAAGCATACCTATGCAATCGAAGGCTATTTCATTCAGGCAATGGATGTCACTCCCTTCAAAACCTCTGACCCAGACCAGGCTCATCTCTTCTTCCTCCCCATCAGCGTTACCATGTTGACGCAAGTGATTTTTGTTCCTGAAACCCATGACTGGACTCTCATGAAGAGGACTGCCTTCGATTATGTTAACGTTATTGCCGATAAATACCCCTTCTGGAATCGGAGTCTTGGTGCCGATCATTTCATGCTTGCTTGCCATGACTGG GGGCCTGAAATTTCATTTGCCGTACCAAACCTACACAACAACTCCATCCGGGCACTATGCAACGCCAACACCTCAGAAAGATTCGACCCGAAGAGGGACGTCTCCATCCCAGAAATCCATCTCCCATTCGGCACGACGAAGGGCCTTCTGGGCGGCCCATCTCCGTCAGAGCGCAGCGTGCTGGTGTTCTACTCCGGCGGCCTCCACGGCCCCATACGCCCAATCCTGATGAAACACTGGGAGAACAAAAGCGACGAAGACGTCCAAATCCACAGCTACCTTCCCAAGGGGCTTTCCTACTACGGCATGATGCGCAAAAGCAAGTACTGCATCTGCCCCAGCGGCTACGAAGTGGCCAGTCCCAGAATGGTGGAGGCACTCTACATGGGCTGCGTCCCCGTGCTCATAAAGGAGGGCTACATCATTCCCTTCAGCGACGTGCTGAATTGGGAGAAGTTTGCGGTGATTATTCCGGTGAGGGATATTCCGAACTTGAAGAAAATCTTGACTGGGATTTCCCAGAGGGAGTATTTGAGGTTGCAGATGAGAGGCATCAAGATGAGGAGGCATTTTGAGATTAACAATCCTCCTAAACGTTATGATGTCTTCCATATGATTCTTCATTCTATATGGCTTAGAAGACTCAATATTCATCTTCGTGAATCGTGA
- the LOC116028666 gene encoding probable glycosyltransferase At5g03795, with translation MWEWSRRVTGLWSAAAASFSSSFRLLWIMMPLFLVAGLAVFSGPRTSFLLFASPFLHGGGGVFNGSSTPQSQEIFSPNISSETNKTHENLTSIAGPLLPTEHEETKNGTSSSSSNSTEDGGTTSSSSTRRYNKLEMLEAGLARSRASILRGNSTIDDNFIPSGPMYWNASVFHRSYLEMEKTLKVYVYKEGEPPVFHFGPCKHTYAIEGYFIQAMDTIPFQTSDPHQAHLFFLPISVTMLTQAIFVPESHDWTLMMKTAFDYVNVIAHKYPFWNRSLGADHFILACHDWGPKISFAVPNLYNNSIRALCNANTSERFDPKRDVSIPEIHLPLGTTKGLLGGPSPSQRTVLVFYSGGLHGPIRPILMKHWENKSDEDVQIHSYLPKGVSYYGMMRKSKYCICPSGYEVASPRMVEALYMGCVPVLIKEGYVIPFSDVLNWKKFAVIIPVRDIPNLKKILTGISQRQYLRLQSRGLKMRRHFEINNPPKRYDVFHMILHSIWLRRLNIRLRES, from the exons ATGTGGGAATGGAGTAGAAGGGTGACGGGGTTGTGGTCCGCGGCGGCGGCCTCGTTCTCATCATCTTTTAGGCTTTTGTGGATTATGATGCCGCTGTTTCTGGTGGCAGGTTTGGCGGTTTTCTCCGGCCCTCGGACTTCCTTTTTGCTCTTCGCTTCTCCCTTCCTACACGGCGGCGGTGGGGTCTTCAATGGCTCTTCAACTCCCCAATCACAAGAAATTTTCAGTCCAAACATTTCGTCG GAAACAAACAAGACGCACGAGAATTTAACAAGTATCGCAGGACCTTTGTTACCAACCGAACatgaagaaacaaaaaatgGAACATCATCGTCGTCTTCAAATTCTACCGAGGATGGCGGGACAACATCATCGTCATCAACGAGAAGGTACAACAAGTTAGAGATGTTGGAAGCTGGACTTGCGCGTTCTCGAGCTTCAATACTAAGAGGAAACTCAACAATAGATGACAACTTCATACCTAGTGGCCCTATGTACTGGAACGCCTCGGTCTTTCACAG GAGCTATttggaaatggagaaaacacTGAAGGTGTACGTGTACAAGGAAGGGGAGCCCCCAGTGTTTCACTTTGGTCCATGCAAGCATACTTATGCAATCGAAGGCTATTTCATTCAGGCAATGGATACCATTCCCTTCCAGACCTCTGACCCACACCAGGCTCATCTCTTCTTCCTCCCCATCAGCGTTACCATGTTGACGCAAGCGATTTTTGTTCCTGAATCCCATGACTGGACTCTCATGATGAAGACTGCCTTCGATTATGTTAACGTTATTGCCCATAAATACCCCTTCTGGAATCGGAGTCTTGGCGCCGATCATTTCATACTTGCTTGCCATGACTGG GGGCCTAAAATTTCATTTGCGGTACCAAACCTATACAACAACTCAATCCGGGCACTATGCAACGCCAACACCTCAGAAAGATTCGACCCCAAGAGAGACGTCTCCATCCCAGAAATCCATCTCCCACTCGGCACGACCAAGGGTCTTCTGGGAGGTCCATCTCCATCTCAGCGCACCGTGCTGGTCTTCTACTCTGGAGGCCTCCACGGTCCCATACGCCCAATCCTAATGAAACACTGGGAGAACAAAAGCGACGAAGACGTCCAAATCCACAGCTACCTTCCCAAGGGGGTTTCCTACTATGGCATGATGCGCAAAAGCAAGTACTGCATCTGCCCCAGCGGCTACGAAGTGGCCAGTCCTAGAATGGTGGAGGCGCTCTACATGGGCTGTGTTCCGGTGCTCATAAAAGAGGGCTACGTTATTCCCTTCAGCGACGTGCTGAACTGGAAGAAGTTTGCGGTGATTATTCCGGTGAGGGATATTCCGAACCTGAAGAAAATCTTGACGGGAATTTCGCAGAGGCAGTATTTGAGGTTGCAGAGTAGGGGCCTCAAGATGAGGAGGCATTTCGAGATTAACAATCCTCCCAAACGTTATGATGTCTTCCACATGATTCTTCATTCTATATGGCTTAGAAGACTCAATATTCGTCTTCGTGAATCGTGA
- the LOC116028665 gene encoding probable glycosyltransferase At5g03795 isoform X1 produces MAGWWSASAASFSSSSRFLWFMMPLFLVAGLAVFSGPRTSFWLFASPFLGGGRGGSGGGVFNGSSTPQSQEIFRPNNSSEINKMHENLTNIAGPLLPTEHEETKNGTPSSSLNSTEDGGATSSSSSRRYSKLEMLEDGLARSRASILRGNSTKDDDFIPKGSMYWNASVFHRSYLEMEKTLKVYVYEEGEPPVFHFGPCKHTYAIEGYFIQAMEITPFRTSDPNQAHLFFLPISVTMLTHVVFIRESHSWTEMKKTAFDYVDVIAHKYPFWNRSLGADHFMLACHDWVLEEGPEISFAVPNLYNNSIRALCNANTSERFDPKRDVSIPEIHLPRGTTQGLLGGPSPSERSVLVFYAGGLHGPIRPILMQHWENKSDEDVQIHSYLPKGLSYYGMMRKSKYCICPSGYEVASPRMVEALYMGCVPVLIKEGYVIPFSDVLNWKKFAVIIPARDIPDLKKILTGISQRQYLRLQSRGLKMRRHFEINNPPKRYDVFHMILHSIWLRRLNIRLRES; encoded by the exons ATGGCGGGGTGGTGGTCCGCGTCGGCGGCCTCGTTCTCATCATCTTCTAGGTTTTTGTGGTTTATGATGCCGCTTTTTCTGGTGGCGGGTTTGGCGGTTTTCTCCGGCCCTCGGACTTCCTTTTGGCTCTTCGCTTCTCCCTTCCTAGGCGGCGGCCGCGGCGGTAGTGGAGGTGGGGTCTTTAATGGCTCTTCAACTCCCCAGTCACAAGAAATTTTCCGTCCAAACAATTCGTCG GAAATAAACAAGATGCACGAGAATTTAACAAACATCGCAGGACCTTTGTTACCAACTGAACatgaagaaacaaaaaatgGAACACCATCGTCGTCTTTGAATTCTACCGAGGATGGCGGGGCAACATCATCGTCATCATCGAGAAGGTACAGCAAGTTAGAGATGTTGGAAGATGGACTTGCGCGATCTCGAGCTTCAATACTAAGAGGAAACTCAACAAAAGATGACGACTTCATACCAAAAGGCTCTATGTACTGGAACGCCTCAGTCTTTCATAG GAGCTATttggaaatggagaaaacacTGAAGGTGTACGTGTACGAGGAAGGGGAGCCCCCAGTGTTTCACTTTGGTCCATGCAAGCATACCTATGCAATCGAAGGCTATTTTATTCAGGCAATGGAGATCACTCCCTTCAGAACCTCTGACCCAAATCAGGCCCATCTCTTCTTCCTCCCCATCAGCGTTACCATGTTGACGCATGTGGTTTTTATTCGTGAATCCCATAGCTGGACTGAAATGAAGAAGACTGCCTTCGATTATGTTGACGTTATTGCCCATAAATACCCCTTCTGGAATCGGAGTCTTGGCGCTGATCATTTCATGCTTGCTTGCCATGACTGG GTGCTAGAAGAG GGGCCAGAAATTTCATTTGCGGTACCAAACCTATACAACAACTCCATCCGGGCACTATGCAATGCCAACACCTCAGAAAGATTCGACCCCAAGAGGGATGTCTCCATCCCAGAAATCCATCTCCCACGCGGCACAACCCAGGGCCTTCTGGGCGGCCCATCTCCGTCAGAGCGCAGTGTGCTGGTGTTCTACGCTGGCGGCCTCCACGGCCCCATACGCCCAATCCTGATGCAACACTGGGAGAACAAAAGCGACGAAGACGTCCAAATCCACAGCTACCTTCCCAAGGGGCTTTCCTACTACGGCATGATGCGCAAAAGCAAGTACTGCATCTGCCCCAGTGGCTACGAAGTGGCCAGTCCTAGAATGGTGGAGGCGCTCTACATGGGTTGTGTTCCGGTGCTCATAAAAGAGGGCTATGTCATTCCCTTCAGCGACGTGCTGAACTGGAAGAAGTTTGCGGTGATTATTCCGGCGAGGGATATTCCGGACCTGAAGAAAATCTTGACGGGAATTTCGCAGAGGCAGTATTTGAGGTTGCAGAGTAGGGGCCTCAAGATGAGGAGGCATTTCGAGATTAACAATCCTCCCAAACGTTATGATGTCTTCCACATGATTCTTCATTCTATATGGCTTAGAAGACTCAATATTCGTCTTCGTGAATCGTGA
- the LOC116030697 gene encoding threonine dehydratase 1 biosynthetic, chloroplastic produces MVDTSTSTDTRPSCPPPPPAELPRVSPSSLQCDPGYLIQNPSLQANNGAGRDNAVEYLTSILASKVYDVAYESPLQLAPKLSERLANNVWLKREDLQPVFSFKLRGAYNMMAKLPKEQLERGVICSSAGNHAQGVALSAQRLGCNAVIVMPVTTPEIKWQSVEGFGATVVLVGDSYDEAQAYAKKRAEEEGRTFIPPFDHPDVIAGQGTVGKEIMNQINGPVHAIFVPVGGGGLIAGIAAYVKMVNPNIKIIGVEPFDANAMALSLHQDQRIMLDQVGGFADGVAVKVVGEETYRICRETIDGVVLVSRDAICASIKDMFEEKRSILEPAGALALAGAEAYCKHYGHKNQNVVVITSGANMNFDRLRLVTELADIGRQQEAVLATYMPDDPGSFKQFCELVGPMNITEFKCRCTSSKEKAVALYSVGLHLKIELEAMMERMSSAGLYTINLTNNDLVKDHLRHLMGGRSNVQNELLCRFVFPERPGALTKFLDAFSPRWNISLFHYRSQGEEGANVLVGIQVADSEIGEFKDCAHNLGYEYAVENSNRAFQLLMH; encoded by the exons ATGGTCGACACGTCCACCTCAACGGATACGCGGCCGTCGTGtcctcctccgccgccggcTGAACTGCCGCGAGTGTCTCCGAGCTCACTGCAGTGCGATCCTGGGTACCTTATTCAGAATCCTTCACTTCAGGCTAATAATGGCGCTGGTAGGGACAATGCGGTTGAGTATTTGACTAGCATATTGGCTTCGAAGGTGTACGATGTCGCCTATGAATCGCCATTGCAGCTCGCTCCTAAGCTATCTGAGAGGTTGGCGAACAATGTCTGGCTCAAAAGAGAGGATCTTCAACCT GTATTTTCATTCAAGCTTAGAGGAGCTTACAATATGATGGCTAAACTCCCAAAGGAGCAGTTGGAAAGAGGGGTTATCTGTTCATCAGCTGGGAATCATGCTCAAGGGGTTGCATTATCTGCTCAGAGACTTGGGTGCAATGCTGTAATTGTGATGCCTGTTACAACACCAGAAATCAAG TGGCAATCAGTTGAGGGGTTTGGTGCAACTGTTGTTCTTGTGGGAGATTCATATGATGAAGCTCAAGCATATGCCAAGAAGCGGGCCGAGGAGGAAGGGCGGACCTTCATTCCTCCTTTCGATCACCCTGATGTGATTGCAGGACAGGGTACTGTTGGGAAGGAGATTATGAACCAAATAAATGGTCCAGTACATGCAATATTTGTGCCTGTTGGGGGTGGGGGGCTTATTGCAGGCATTGCTGCCTATGTGAAAATGGTAAATCCAAACATAAAGATAATAGGAGTAGAGCCATTTGATGCAAATGCCATGGCATTGTCACTGCACCAAGACCAGAGAATAATGCTGGACCAAGTTGGAGGCTTTGCAGATGGCGTAGCTGTTAAAGTAGTCGGTGAAGAAACGTATCGTATCTGCAGAGAGACAATCGACGGAGTGGTTCTTGTTAGCCGTGACGCCATTTGTGCCTCAATAAAG GACATGTTTGAGGAGAAAAGAAGCATTTTAGAGCCTGCTGGTGCACTTGCTCTTGCTGGAGCTGAAGCATACTGCAAACACTATGGCcacaaaaatcaaaatgttgTTGTAATAACTAGTGGAGCAAACATGAACTTTGACAGGCTTAGATTGGTAACTGAACTTGCAGATATTGGTAGGCAGCAGGAAGCCGTGCTCGCAACTTACATGCCAGATGATCCTGGCAGTTTCAAGCAATTCTGTGAACTT GTAGGACCAATGAACATTACTGAGTTCAAGTGCAGATGCACTTCTAGTAAAGAAAAAGCTGTGGCGCTATACAG TGTTGGCCTTCACTTAAAAATAGAACTTGAGGCAATGATGGAGAGGATGTCATCAGCTGGACTTTATACTATTAATCTTACAAACAATGACCTTGTCAAAGATCATCTAAGGCATTTG ATGGGAGGGCGGTCCAATGTTCAAAATGAGCTCTTATGCAGATTTGTGTTTCCAGAGAGGCCAGGTGCCTTGACGAAGTTCTTAGATGCTTTCAGCCCACGCTGGAACATTAGTCTGTTCCATTACCGCTCACAG GGAGAAGAAGGTGCGAATGTGTTGGTGGGTATCCAAGTTGCAGACAGCGAGATTGGTGAGTTTAAGGATTGTGCACACAACCTAGGATATGAATATGCAGTGGAAAACAGCAATAGGGCTTTCCAACTCCTAATGCATTGA
- the LOC116028665 gene encoding probable glycosyltransferase At5g03795 isoform X2 — protein sequence MAGWWSASAASFSSSSRFLWFMMPLFLVAGLAVFSGPRTSFWLFASPFLGGGRGGSGGGVFNGSSTPQSQEIFRPNNSSEINKMHENLTNIAGPLLPTEHEETKNGTPSSSLNSTEDGGATSSSSSRRYSKLEMLEDGLARSRASILRGNSTKDDDFIPKGSMYWNASVFHRSYLEMEKTLKVYVYEEGEPPVFHFGPCKHTYAIEGYFIQAMEITPFRTSDPNQAHLFFLPISVTMLTHVVFIRESHSWTEMKKTAFDYVDVIAHKYPFWNRSLGADHFMLACHDWGPEISFAVPNLYNNSIRALCNANTSERFDPKRDVSIPEIHLPRGTTQGLLGGPSPSERSVLVFYAGGLHGPIRPILMQHWENKSDEDVQIHSYLPKGLSYYGMMRKSKYCICPSGYEVASPRMVEALYMGCVPVLIKEGYVIPFSDVLNWKKFAVIIPARDIPDLKKILTGISQRQYLRLQSRGLKMRRHFEINNPPKRYDVFHMILHSIWLRRLNIRLRES from the exons ATGGCGGGGTGGTGGTCCGCGTCGGCGGCCTCGTTCTCATCATCTTCTAGGTTTTTGTGGTTTATGATGCCGCTTTTTCTGGTGGCGGGTTTGGCGGTTTTCTCCGGCCCTCGGACTTCCTTTTGGCTCTTCGCTTCTCCCTTCCTAGGCGGCGGCCGCGGCGGTAGTGGAGGTGGGGTCTTTAATGGCTCTTCAACTCCCCAGTCACAAGAAATTTTCCGTCCAAACAATTCGTCG GAAATAAACAAGATGCACGAGAATTTAACAAACATCGCAGGACCTTTGTTACCAACTGAACatgaagaaacaaaaaatgGAACACCATCGTCGTCTTTGAATTCTACCGAGGATGGCGGGGCAACATCATCGTCATCATCGAGAAGGTACAGCAAGTTAGAGATGTTGGAAGATGGACTTGCGCGATCTCGAGCTTCAATACTAAGAGGAAACTCAACAAAAGATGACGACTTCATACCAAAAGGCTCTATGTACTGGAACGCCTCAGTCTTTCATAG GAGCTATttggaaatggagaaaacacTGAAGGTGTACGTGTACGAGGAAGGGGAGCCCCCAGTGTTTCACTTTGGTCCATGCAAGCATACCTATGCAATCGAAGGCTATTTTATTCAGGCAATGGAGATCACTCCCTTCAGAACCTCTGACCCAAATCAGGCCCATCTCTTCTTCCTCCCCATCAGCGTTACCATGTTGACGCATGTGGTTTTTATTCGTGAATCCCATAGCTGGACTGAAATGAAGAAGACTGCCTTCGATTATGTTGACGTTATTGCCCATAAATACCCCTTCTGGAATCGGAGTCTTGGCGCTGATCATTTCATGCTTGCTTGCCATGACTGG GGGCCAGAAATTTCATTTGCGGTACCAAACCTATACAACAACTCCATCCGGGCACTATGCAATGCCAACACCTCAGAAAGATTCGACCCCAAGAGGGATGTCTCCATCCCAGAAATCCATCTCCCACGCGGCACAACCCAGGGCCTTCTGGGCGGCCCATCTCCGTCAGAGCGCAGTGTGCTGGTGTTCTACGCTGGCGGCCTCCACGGCCCCATACGCCCAATCCTGATGCAACACTGGGAGAACAAAAGCGACGAAGACGTCCAAATCCACAGCTACCTTCCCAAGGGGCTTTCCTACTACGGCATGATGCGCAAAAGCAAGTACTGCATCTGCCCCAGTGGCTACGAAGTGGCCAGTCCTAGAATGGTGGAGGCGCTCTACATGGGTTGTGTTCCGGTGCTCATAAAAGAGGGCTATGTCATTCCCTTCAGCGACGTGCTGAACTGGAAGAAGTTTGCGGTGATTATTCCGGCGAGGGATATTCCGGACCTGAAGAAAATCTTGACGGGAATTTCGCAGAGGCAGTATTTGAGGTTGCAGAGTAGGGGCCTCAAGATGAGGAGGCATTTCGAGATTAACAATCCTCCCAAACGTTATGATGTCTTCCACATGATTCTTCATTCTATATGGCTTAGAAGACTCAATATTCGTCTTCGTGAATCGTGA